In Propionispora vibrioides, the sequence AGGGATGAGAATGATGGCATGGCGGACCCTGTTGACAGGATGGTTGATGGAAGAGCAGCGCACAGCCACGGTGCCCAACCTGTGGGAGCTCATTGAACAAGCAAAATGCGACTGGCTATATGCGCACAGCTATTATAACAATGTAAGCGAGCCTGATTTGTTGGAATATGCCATATATATGATCAAAGCCTCGGAGAAAAAGTATACCTATTTACTAAAACAAGCCAGGTTTGAAGGACTGAAAGAAGAAATACACATAAATCGTGCTAATAAATACATGACAGGCTGTTAAATCTGATTTACAATAAAAGAAGCAAAGGGGGGAGTTATGATGCCACCGCTTTTTGGGATGGAATGGAGTATAAATGTAATCATTGCCTATGCCTTCGGCATTATATTGATTTATTTATTGGGTCGAATGTTTTTAATGCCGTTGCGGCTTATTTTTCGCCTGATTTATAATGGCCTGGTGGGAGGCGTCATGTTATGGGTGGTCAACTTTGTTGGTGCCCACATGGGTTTTACTTTGGCGATCAATCCGATTACGGCGCTGATTGCCGGCTTCTTGGGTTTACCGGGCGTTATCCTGCTGATTCTATTTAAACTGTTCATTGCCGGCTAGGGTGTGAAAATTTTATAATGCACGTATATAATCCAAACAACGAGCATATGCTAGAAACCGTGAGCATATGCTCGTTGTTTGCCTGTCAATCTAGCATACTCGGGATAGAGTACATTGCCCCATGAGTCAAGTCTATGATATATTATACAAGTCGTCACAACACGGCAAACAAAAAAACAGGTTGACAGGCAAAAGCCGATGTGATAGTATATAAAAGCTGTCGCAAGGCGGCGGTCAACAGGAACTGCGGCAACGCAGTCCGGTGTTCTCTGAAAACTGAACAATGTAAGGTATAAACAATATGCCAGATG encodes:
- a CDS encoding DUF2508 family protein, yielding MMAWRTLLTGWLMEEQRTATVPNLWELIEQAKCDWLYAHSYYNNVSEPDLLEYAIYMIKASEKKYTYLLKQARFEGLKEEIHINRANKYMTGC
- a CDS encoding pro-sigmaK processing inhibitor BofA family protein, with amino-acid sequence MMPPLFGMEWSINVIIAYAFGIILIYLLGRMFLMPLRLIFRLIYNGLVGGVMLWVVNFVGAHMGFTLAINPITALIAGFLGLPGVILLILFKLFIAG